Part of the Zea mays cultivar B73 chromosome 4, Zm-B73-REFERENCE-NAM-5.0, whole genome shotgun sequence genome is shown below.
ttcttggcataatgcccagtattgccacaagtgaagcacctgttgtcattggcttggcggtactgctgctgctgattattccgctgtgctggaaattggttgcggttgggtgcctgctgctgctgttgctgaggtcggattacccatcgcccctgctgctgctggggtcccctgccctgggtgtcggatacaatcctgaagcgctgtggctgagctgagggtcctgccacgggggtcttcctcttcttctctgcctgcctagctgtaatgcagtcctcttgggagatagccatgttgaccaactcattgtagctgttggccctgacggtgttgagacgatcccggagcttagtgctgagccccctcctgaacctatccctcttcttctcatctgtatctgcatgatatcccgcgtactggcacaagtcattaaaggcctgagcatactgcaacactgtcctgttgccctgagtgagtgccaagaactcattgagcttcctgtccatgatcccggcgggtatatggtgtcctctaaaagctgccttaaactccctccactccacctctcggtcctctggctgcatagcaagaaagtgatcccaccaagtccttgcaggtccgcgaagctgctgggtggcgaacctgactttggtgacctctgagcaaactccatggagcagtggaaatttggattccaccactcgcagccacacatctgcgtcaagtgggtcctccgcccttgtgaacagtggaggctgggtgctgaggaattcctgataggtggccgccgcggggtggcgctggtggtctccaccaccataatgctggggtggtggctgacgttgagccagctgcctcagaatctcattctgctgagccatgagctcctgcagagtgggaggtgggggcggcggtggaacgtgctcgttctggccacgacgctgcctcccggccatctgaaaaaccacatacttacttaacaccatagTTCCAAATCTTAAAATTTTATCATGGGAAAAGTTAAAAACAGCATGAAAGAtctgacttcaacaaaagggattctttaagaggcataaattcttccttccaatttaaactgataatagcatccatcaaacaagcccccaagagagtttaacatgattacatcaaattgttccaaaatgactcaactctatctagcctagtaccccaagggtgcaaaagctaagctagctgcgaggagtccgactgtccgacttctaagcctaccctggacacctagtgagcgaacgaggcaacacttgactcgggggaaggtggtcttcccgagccagcagtgtccacactggaggcaggctcatctcctccctcaatgtcgacgtcctcgttggcctcctggtcctggatctcctggtggtgcatgtccaggtgctcgttagcctcagcaagctgctgctgagtgttaaggagctgatcctcaaggacctcaatggtgttctccctggtacctaccagctcctccaactcctgaatgtcagtggatagctgctccacttgcaagtccttctccaccatttcctgagataggtcaaccacgagctcctctctgttgtccagcgtgatctttgttgcctccagcagcgccatcagatgggacattgcctcaccgcgcatcacttgcagacggtacagagcattcatgcaccgtactgtcaagtgcgcagtctgtcctgggtagatggcccagatgtccttggcatgctccacccgatccttccacatcgggtcgtcctccttctccgcggggaacaagccaatgggatgggtagccagctccaagggatggaatccgcagaaagtagtcaatccatgcagagcgatcgcctcgatcgtgtcctctgcctgGTACCCGAAggactctgagtccaaggagcgccagcctggctgcaggggatgaggctccaaagtcatcctcaccctacagcggggcacccggtgcttctcgaactgctgcaccgcgtactgagggggtgtcgtgtatccagccccctgaagtacttcccacaaaatgcggggaaagccctctcgtgcaagcccgtcagtgtgggtcagtgcatttccatcatcggaggatccgtgggaagtcatctgtgtacgtttaagcgtaagtaaaaggaaaaggattataaaaagaacaaggaaaaattaAAACTCAGCCCTtttctagttaagtaaaaaggcactagggacctagttggttgttatcttgtttttttaAGTCCTTTTCTCAGTTagccatttgcttaattatgaatgcatgcatgctcgtcctgaacgacctcgccACAAgacaaaaggaatagggaggatctcccatcctgtaaaagtggcctgtagggcctagttacttagccacctagctaccattctattaacctaaggcttcacgtcctaggtctatcctgttcgtcctactatctatccaaccttgtttctatcaagttttatttagaaaatttgatggtatttatattttattgattcctctgtggtggtacaagctccgataccagctgtggcggaactgcccgaattattccaatttaagtgtggtctagcctctaaggcgggacttgaacacttaagttggaataattcgggcagttccgccacaatcgGCGAGATGGCGAACGACGATCGCGTGGAGGGTGTGGTCTCATAGACGCTCGGGGACGTGAGCGTGACGACTGGGCAGTGGGCAACGCGTGCCACGTGGTCCGTGTGCGCGGGGCGTCCGTGTGCCCAGCCCTCCTACCTTGTTGGCTACCTATACTATTTTATTACTAGCATATAACCCATGTTAACGCTATGTTCCTGGGAAGAGGAGGAGAGGGGTGGACGATGACGGTGGTGGCGCGAGGAGAGGGATTGATGGCGGTGGGGACGCGAGGATGGGAGGGCTAAAGGatgatcaaataatattgttcacTAGATTTGAGTGAGCAAAAGAGATGATATTATTCAACGATCTGAACCGTTAATTTTGATGTTATGTTAAATGTGGGTGCAATTTGTTTGATGGACTTCGTAAATATTATAGGTGTGTGGGTTATTTGGTTGGATGAGTTTTGTAAAGTGTAAACTGGTATATTATATGGTGTTATAGATACTAAATATTGAGCCCCTAATAGTTTTGGGCcccggccgtcgcctccgtcgcaTAGGCTCAGGGCCAGCcctgggcgcggaccgtccggcccgttAGGCAGGGAACCTGAGCCCTGCGTCAGTTCGCGGATCATCCTACCCATGGCCACGGACCATCCACGTCTGTACAGATAGCACCGCCGTCGGTTATTAATGCAGTGATTGACGCTCGGATCAGTGTCAACAGTTTTTTATAAAATAGCGCGTGTTTTGCATCTTTGTACTCAGTCAAGAACATGCAAGAACTGACCACGGCCGGGTACGCTGTGCCAGCCCGGCCCTGCAACGCGGAGCCCATCCGGTCCCCGACACAAGCCATGCAAGATCCTACCATTTCTGAGCTCATCCATCTTGACTCCTGCACGGCCACTCGGGTCCCTCTTTCGAGGCCGATGTTGCATGGCATGGCATAGCCTTCTTCCATGCCAATCGCCAACCACACAAAAGCAAGCTGCTCCGTTCCGCAGAGGACTCGAGAGCACGAGACCGCAGCAGGCAGCAGCTGAGGCGGCGCTATATTCTCCGAAACTCCTGATCAAGATCTGAAGACACCTCGGGTCCCTCTCCTTCTCTTCTCTCCATCTCTCTCCTCCCTCCAATGCCCCAACCACCTCGCCATGACATAGGTACAGGCAGAGCTAGGCACCAAAGAGCCATTTCCAAGGGCTCTACACGAAGTTAGGCGGCCAAAGCGTTTGTAACCAACTCCTCTCCTTCTTGTCCACTGGAAAGGTTCAGACTCCCGTTTTGGCATCGCTAGCCACCGAGACAGAGAGGAGAGCTCGGCCTGGCCTGGCCTTGTCTGGCCAGGATGAAGTTTATGAAACTCGGCACCCGCCCGGACACCTTCTTCACCGCCGGCTCCGTGAGGTGCTGCTCTGCGATTTGGGGTCTCGCTTCCGTCAGGTTCTCCGTGCGTCCATGGTGCGCTGCGCTGACTGTGTGGTGTCCTTTTTCGTGTACATGCGTCCAGGTCTGTCTGCACAGAGGTGGCCACAGACCTGCAGATCCTTGTGGATAACTGCCTCTACCATCTCCACAAGGTAATCAACTCTAGGGTCAGAGAACGGAATCCTTGATTTAGGATCGTTCCATAATGGATTCCGAGTTCCCTGATGGGATGAGCATCTGATGAGTTCCCCTATGTTGAATTCCAATTTCCATGTCTGATTAAGATCCTTTGTTTCTCGGCACTGTCCTGTGCGTGCCGTGCCTGAATGCCGCAGTTCCCTCTGCTCTCGAAATGCATGCTCCTGCAAGCGCTCTGCGCCGACGCCGTCGCCGGCGACGTCGTCGAGCTCCGGGGATTCCCGGGCGGCGGTGAGGCGTTCGAGGCCTGCGCCAGGTTCTGCTACGGCATCACCGTCACAGTGAGCGCGCGCAACCTCGTGCCGCTCCGGTGCGCGGCCGCGCACCTCGGGATGTCCGAGGCCACCGACAGGGGCAACCTGGCCGCCAAgctcgacgcgttcctcgcctcCTGCCTCCTCCGGCGCTGGAAGGACGCGCTGGGCGTGCTGCACTCCACGCGCCACTACGCCCCGCTCTGCGAGGACCTCGGCCTCACGTCCCGCTGCGTCGACGCCGTGGCCGCCCTCATCGCCAGCCCGGATACCGCCCTGCCGTCTAGGTCGACGTCGGCGTCGCCGTGGTGGGCGCACGACATCGCCGAGCTCGGGGTCGACCTCTTCTGGCGGATCATAGTCGCTGTCAAGGCGACCGGTGCCATCCACGACAGGACCGTCGGCGACGCGCTCAAGGCGTACGCGCGGCGTTGGCTGCCCAACGTCGCCAAGGATGGGCACGGGCTCTCGGCGGGCCAGCCGTTCGACCACGACGCCGGCAGTGCGGTCGTGAAGCAGGTCACCACGAGGCACCGCCTCCTGCTCGAGACGATCGTGAGCCTGCTCCCAGCGGAGAGGGACGCCGTCTCCTGCAGCTTCCTGCTCAGGCTCCTCGAGGCTGCCAACATCCTGAGCGCGTCCAAGGCGGAGCTGGTCAAGAGGGTGGCGTGGCAGCTGGAGGAGGCCAGCGTCGCCGACCTGCTGATCCCGTCGCTGTCCTGCGTCAGCGAGACGCTGTACGACGTGGACGCCGTGTCGGCCATCATCGACGAGTTCGCACTGCGGTGCGCGGCGGTCCCGCCGGCGCTGGCTCTGTCCGGGAGCCCCGACGACAGCCCGGCGCACTCGGCCGGGCACCGGCGGTCACGTTCGGCGGAGAGCGTGAGCTTCGACGGCACGCGACGCTCCCTGTCAGCCGCACCCGTGTCGCAGGGCGCTCTGGTGCAGGTGGGCAGGTTGGTGGACGGGTTCTTGATTGAGGCGGCAAAGGATCCCAACATGCCGCTGGACAAGCTGCTCGCCATTGCCGAGGCCGTGCCAGACAGCGCCCGGCCGGAGCACGATGGCATGTACAAAGTCGTCGACACATACCTCAAGGTCTCCCATTTTTCTTCTGCATTTCCATCCGTGGTTATAAAAAAACTCAACTTTGGATTATGTGACAAGATAATTTTCTGCGCTGTGATTAAACATTGCGTCGATCTTTATTACTGTATTAATCTTCGTCTTTTGGTTAACTTTATTAGGCGCATCCGGAGATGAGCAAAAGCGCGAGGAAGCGGCTGTGCCGGGTGCTCAACTGCCGGAAGCTGTCGGAGAAAGCGTGCACACACGCGGCGCAGAACGAGCTCCTCCCGCTGCGCGTGGTCGTGCAGGTGCTCTTCTTCGAGCACGCGCGCGCCGCGGCGCTGGCGCCGGGCGCGCACGCCCTGGCCGCGGCTGACCTGCCGAGCAACATCCGGGCGCTGCTGTCCAAGTCCGGGTCGTCCGAGGACGAGGAGGCGGAGCGCGCCGACGAGCAGCGGCTCCGGGCGCTGGCCGCCGGCGCGTCTCCCGGCGGCGACTGGAGCGTGGAGGGCCTCCGTCGCGCCGCGTCCAAGATCGCCACGCTGCGGATGAAGCTGGCGGAGGACGAAGACCGTGACGCCGACGAGTTCGCGCGCAAGGCCGGCGTGGCGCGCAGCGCGTCGCTGCGGTTCAGGGCGTTCTGCGCCTTTCCCGCCGGGAAGCCGAAGCGGATGCTCAGCAGGCTGTGGCCGCTGGGCAGAAACGGCGTTAGCCACTAGTAGCAGCCATGGTTAGGTACTTAGGTCCTGTGATCTCCTGCCTTTTTCTTTTCTGAGGGTGATCTGTTTGTCTCTTCTACTAGTACTTTCTCGGCTCCTCCCCTTTTGAGTTATAATTCCAAGGCAAATTGTACCTTGCATTGCATGTAGTTGTGAATTCAATGGCAACAATAAAGATAGAAATTGCGCTGGGAACTTACTCCTCGTATCTGTAAATAATATATTACAGTTCTCTAAATATTAGATATACCTAAAAAACTGGTTCATACAACCTAATGTATCTAAATCTTATATCTTATTCACTAGAACATCTCAATATAAGGCTGATTTATGTGGGTTATATGACCAGGGGCGAATTTAGAGGTGTTTATCGGGGTTAACCGATCCCGATAAATTTTATAATCCTTTAGCAAAACACTGTTAAAGTTTATAAAAATTGTATAATATAGCAAAGTTACTTTTGATGAGCCCGACAATATTTTCGGCTAGATTCACCACTGTATATAACTGGAACCGTATCTAAAGAACCATGCTAAAGACGTTCATTCCTCAAAATATGTCTCTTATGCAATTTTGTAATTAGCATCTTAAATATCCTTTAAAATACGAGTCATTTATATGGGGTATAAATGGGGTTGTACTTGTACATACCCTTAGCAACATCAACCCAATTATAAACAAGCTACTATCCACTAATGGCCATTTTCAAAAAAGAATAATAAAAAGAACAAACTCTTTTTTTCTCGGTGACGATGacgagatgatgatgatgatattgaTTGATTTCACTGCCTCACATTTCATAGTTTGCATCCTAAGGAGAGGCCATCTCACTTTCTAAATTCAAGCAGCCTGTGATTGCCATCCACTTGGCAAATAGTTTGTGTCCCGGGGAGTAAACAAAATGGAGACACACCACAAATCTAAGACGGAATCCGGATCGAATCGAGCACACGCGTTTTCTTTTATGCTTTTGACCTGAAAAGATCCCTTTCGTTAGATCGTGCGTGGGAGGTTATATACGGCATGATGATGGGACGATAGGACCTCAGCTCATATTGCTGCATCAGCAACCACTAAACAAGGACAGGTTAGCATGGTCACCTTTTTCTCTCCAAGCCTTCGATGTGTGCTTAGACTATCTTTAATAATATCGTCTATATCTCCTTTTTCTCTCCGAGCTTTCGATATGCTTAGGGCATGAGAGACAGTTGATGTATGTACGTGTATTAAAAATGGATATAAACAATATAGACTGATAAGTCATACAATGGATTGTCTATATACGTTGATTGTGTGGTTTTAAATTCATATCGTATCTTGAACTAGCTGCACGTGTATCAGATCGTTGATAACCATCTACTTCACAGTACAACTGACTTCGAAAACAAATCTAAATTCACAGTACAACCATCTACTTTACAGTacaactgaaccaaaacaaatctaaaccagctACCAAACTCAACCTAGGACACAAACTCAGAGCTACGGACTCCAAAACTGAATTGTTAAGGCTAAGACGATGGTTGTAGGTCGAGAAACAATTGATTTTTTATCTCTATTGGCTTTTatggactatgggacgaaacaaaatGAATCTAAAGGTAAGATTATACCTCACGAGCAACCTAAatcttgataccacttgatagaggaCAAGGCCCAATCTTCCGGCGAGTTAGTCAGCCTTGTGATGATATCTGGGGCAACATTGTTGTGATCTTTTTGTGATTGGTCATTATGGCCGATCTAATAGGTATAACTTAATAGGTCTATTCTATTAGATCAGATATGATAGATTCAATCTTTTCGTCCCCAACGGAgttgccaaaaagtgtgttggcaccTTTTTGGACTAAACACTAACAATCCATAGGTTGTCCTCGTAGTGAGTTCGGACCTTGCTGATCATCCCTAGGTTTCGCCAACGGAGGGTCAAGACCTGGGGGAGCGAGATAGTAAATAAGATGCAAGACAAATAACACTATCTTAAATGTGGTCTTGAAAGGAAACCTTAGAGCCAAGGGGATGATTATCCAAAAGGTGGGACACCACCTCTATGATGTCCATCGCCTATTTGGGACCACACAACAACGAATCCTAGGGCCTTCTCGTGATGAGAAATACCTTAGGTTTGACTATGCGAGGTGTATAGCGCGACGATCCGCGACGGGTTGCCGGGTCGCCTGGCGGTGCTGGCTGTGGCGACGCGGACTATCCACGGCTCTGAGCTGGATGGACCGCGACCTTGCTGCAAGAGCGGGTCTTCTCTGCACGCTGTCCTGACGATCCGCGCCCTGGGCCAGACGACCCGTGCCCTAGATTGGACGGTCCACGATGGCGTAGGGTCGTCTTCTTCTTCTCATAGGACCTAGATCTCGCGCCCTAGGGGAGGGACCTTAGGTTGCTCCAGGTCAGTAGGTCACCTGGGGCGTCCCCAGACAACGTAGAGTCGCCTAGCAATGAAGAGATCAATTCAAGGAAGAGATCTTGAGTGAAGTAGACAAAATAGATCTTGCCCCTTAGGAGGGGTAAGATTCTAGGGTTGTCTTGGGGTCGGCAGGTCACCCAAGacagatctagacgacgtagagtcgaataggggtggaggtggatatgcgaaaggctactattgggggcctttgtcttccgaaggtactcaaaaacatgatttaagaatgtttcccaagtataatatatataggtaccttcagactcggaaTAAAACTGTACACGATATAGAaggcatggtcgagacgaaggtcgatgcagttccgaagctacacacaagggagcttcggctcaacggaagaaagaggaaccgacttaaaggggaaaaaggctatctagtccttgatggattgtccttaagtcaatagtaaatataaagggcatgaatgtaattttacacaagctgcgccctgtgcctataaatagataaacagtacccccgtactgttcacgctaacttgtattcactcgtgcgtcacgcctgaacttttaccttctgtcaagccgaaggtatacgatattgttcttattcatccatgatgatataatgaagatatactcataatgtcatatgattattcatgttatgtctcatgtttcatatgcctcTTCTTCCATTAATATATactttgatgatgaaggtacgtccttcatgaccttcgtccgaagatcgttatatcctaagggaaataatgcttcaaaggatgaaggacattaaccattaacttctttttgtgttgccttgttcttaactcatagcatttgagaacaagtacccaacattggcacccacctccggtgtactcacttccacaaccttcgggaaagcatcaaccttcgtcatgccgccgaaaaagatAATAGCGCCAGGGGCTACACTGCAGCCACtgaacacaaaccaggagactctctctctccgagaggccagaagccaaaagagaaaggccaccagtccaacacttcaggaggaggagttagaccaggaaatcaggaacatggagatcattcaccagcaggtgcaaaggaaaaaggagaagatggctcggctggacgaccttcaaaggaagatcgatgaagctactgaggaagtgtgtcatcttactcaagatgatcatgaccgaaggccccaacacagggagcttcgtcaagagggctcattcaacgaagacgaatggtacgatgattttaatcatggtacctttacttttgatggtgCTTCTCTCCtggcaacagaattgcaggctattccatggccacaatcctacaagccaccctagctacccatgtacgatgggcactcggacccaaagcaattcttgatgagctatgaggcaacaatatcctcatatggaggcaacgcagctgtcatggcaaagtcctttgtcatggcagtccggaatgtggcctagacatggtactcttctctttggccagggacaatcatgtcatggcagaagctcaaggacatgctggttaccagttttcagggctttcagacgaagctagtcacaactcaggccttgttccagtgcacacacgaccatgaggaatacctgtaggcatatgtctgaaggttcttgcgattgagagcacaagcgcccacagtgccccatgaaattgtcattgaggccatggtcaagggtcttcggccaggacctacggcccaatacttcgccaggaaacctccccaaactctggagaagttgctttagaaaatggatgagtacatccgggctgacaatgacttccgacaaagaagggaggaagcttacagattttctgagatgactaggggcttcggagggagagtccatcctaggcatgtcagatcaatccatagctccagtcagaatgatgacaaaggaagccagcttcagaggccacatcacacctcacagtcttcgggacagcagcaaagctccttcaggccgccagctccaaggggcagaggcgccaggggctttggaggaagatatggggatcagcccaggagaatctattgcttattctgtggagaggacaaaggccacactacaagaacctgccagatcaccatcctgaagcaaaaagagattgccgaagcagaagctcggcagaatcagccgaagcaagtcctacatactgcttcgtgccattctccttacat
Proteins encoded:
- the LOC103653708 gene encoding BTB/POZ domain-containing protein At1g67900, whose product is MKFMKLGTRPDTFFTAGSVRSVCTEVATDLQILVDNCLYHLHKFPLLSKCMLLQALCADAVAGDVVELRGFPGGGEAFEACARFCYGITVTVSARNLVPLRCAAAHLGMSEATDRGNLAAKLDAFLASCLLRRWKDALGVLHSTRHYAPLCEDLGLTSRCVDAVAALIASPDTALPSRSTSASPWWAHDIAELGVDLFWRIIVAVKATGAIHDRTVGDALKAYARRWLPNVAKDGHGLSAGQPFDHDAGSAVVKQVTTRHRLLLETIVSLLPAERDAVSCSFLLRLLEAANILSASKAELVKRVAWQLEEASVADLLIPSLSCVSETLYDVDAVSAIIDEFALRCAAVPPALALSGSPDDSPAHSAGHRRSRSAESVSFDGTRRSLSAAPVSQGALVQVGRLVDGFLIEAAKDPNMPLDKLLAIAEAVPDSARPEHDGMYKVVDTYLKAHPEMSKSARKRLCRVLNCRKLSEKACTHAAQNELLPLRVVVQVLFFEHARAAALAPGAHALAAADLPSNIRALLSKSGSSEDEEAERADEQRLRALAAGASPGGDWSVEGLRRAASKIATLRMKLAEDEDRDADEFARKAGVARSASLRFRAFCAFPAGKPKRMLSRLWPLGRNGVSH